A genomic window from Synergistaceae bacterium includes:
- a CDS encoding PilN domain-containing protein, whose amino-acid sequence MVAKLDLRIPGKELRSKRDSSFVELFLFSLTMLYIVTSLLIIFISLWRITSHGFRLTELQDESRVLNNKILLMDKELSRLTTASRETEMKLDYLLDDTPILELMFYLLTSLPEGMSVGSVTLTNRDLNIIGKSYKEEAVFALINSLPSSGMIEKIDLPQISLASDSIYTYKLNCKIKPILMFRSSSSLINDQIHHEKELEQ is encoded by the coding sequence ATGGTCGCTAAATTAGATTTGCGCATACCAGGAAAGGAGCTTAGAAGCAAAAGAGATTCCTCTTTCGTAGAACTTTTTCTTTTCTCCTTAACAATGTTGTATATTGTAACTTCTTTGCTAATAATATTTATAAGTTTATGGAGAATAACATCTCATGGTTTTAGACTTACAGAATTACAGGATGAATCTCGTGTCTTAAACAATAAAATTTTATTAATGGACAAGGAACTGTCCAGGCTAACTACAGCAAGCAGAGAAACGGAGATGAAATTAGACTATTTATTGGATGATACACCTATATTAGAGTTGATGTTTTACCTTCTTACATCACTCCCTGAAGGTATGTCTGTTGGAAGTGTGACTCTTACAAACAGAGATTTAAATATAATAGGGAAATCTTATAAAGAAGAAGCTGTCTTTGCACTTATTAATAGTCTCCCATCTTCAGGTATGATTGAAAAGATTGATTTGCCGCAGATTTCGCTTGCTTCTGATTCTATTTATACATATAAATTAAACTGTAAGATAAAACCTATATTAATGTTTAGGTCATCTAGTAGTTTAATAAATGATCAAATTCACCATGAGAAGGAACTAGAACAGTGA